The Montipora foliosa isolate CH-2021 chromosome 1, ASM3666993v2, whole genome shotgun sequence genome has a window encoding:
- the LOC138002236 gene encoding melanopsin-like isoform X3 translates to MAASPRNTSNKDIGALGDPLGRGDIEIWFLVILAVLICLTSFLGNSLVIYTIHKDTRLNTITNVLIENLAYSDIFMAIFHMPFWIVSLRFGKWVFGHVACEVAGVTQLIFGIVSLLTMTAIAIHRYLKVCRPRLYTKFFSNRKATYVIVFCCWMLSIALNTPQLYGWGNIAFHKFFTDCTCEWANPDISYIIFLGAMTIFTPATIIFGCYYVIYKTVRASARRVQGHFDLPNLGKSEDKSDAKVLNTSLVVVCVYIACWTPLSVIGFMEAFGLQSPRLAYFISYAGAYCSSMTNPFIYGIMSPQFKRAFSTILRLK, encoded by the coding sequence ATGGCAGCAAGTCCACGCAATACCTCCAATAAAGACATTGGCGCTCTCGGTGATCCGCTTGGGAGAGGAGACATTGAAATATGGTTTCTGGTCATTCTTGCCGTTCTTATCTGCTTAACCAGTTTCTTGGGAAACTCGCTTGTTATTTACACCATTCATAAGGACACTCGACTCAATACCATTACAAACGTACTGATCGAAAACCTGGCGTACAGCGACATATTCATGGCGATCTTTCACATGCCTTTTTGGATTGTCAGTCTTCGTTTCGGGAAATGGGTTTTTGGTCATGTGGCCTGCGAGGTGGCTGGCGTGACACAACTCATCTTTGGCATCGTGTCGCTGCTGACAATGACAGCAATTGCAATACATCGCTACCTCAAAGTTTGCAGACCCCGTTTATACACGAAGTTTTTTTCCAACAGGAAGGCAACGTATGTAATAGTTTTCTGCTGTTGGATGCTTTCCATAGCACTAAATACACCGCAATTGTACGGTTGGGGAAACATAGCGTTTCACAAATTTTTTACTGATTGCACTTGTGAATGGGCTAATCCCGACATTTCGTATATCATTTTCTTGGGTGCTATGACCATCTTCACTCCTGCTACCATCATATTTGGATGCTATTACGTGATATACAAGACTGTAAGAGCAAGTGCACGAAGAGTACAGGGCCATTTTGATTTACCTAATCTAGGCAAAAGCGAAGACAAATCCGACGCCAAGGTATTAAATACCTCACTTGTCGTGGTATGCGTTTACATCGCGTGCTGGACTCCACTGTCGGTCATCGGTTTCATGGAAGCTTTTGGATTACAGTCCCCTCGCTTGGCGTATTTTATCTCATACGCGGGGGCATACTGCAGCAGTATGACTAATCCGTTTATATACGGTATAATGAGCCCCCAATTTAAACGGGCGTTTTCTACTATTCTAagactaaaataa
- the LOC138002236 gene encoding melanopsin-like isoform X2 — MVRNSSSMTDMAASPRNTSNKDIGALGDPLGRGDIEIWFLVILAVLICLTSFLGNSLVIYTIHKDTRLNTITNVLIENLAYSDIFMAIFHMPFWIVSLRFGKWVFGHVACEVAGVTQLIFGIVSLLTMTAIAIHRYLKVCRPRLYTKFFSNRKATYVIVFCCWMLSIALNTPQLYGWGNIAFHKFFTDCTCEWANPDISYIIFLGAMTIFTPATIIFGCYYVIYKTVRASARRVQGHFDLPNLGKSEDKSDAKVLNTSLVVVCVYIACWTPLSVIGFMEAFGLQSPRLAYFISYAGAYCSSMTNPFIYGIMSPQFKRAFSTILRLK; from the exons ATGGTGCGGAATTCAAGTTCGATGACAG ACATGGCAGCAAGTCCACGCAATACCTCCAATAAAGACATTGGCGCTCTCGGTGATCCGCTTGGGAGAGGAGACATTGAAATATGGTTTCTGGTCATTCTTGCCGTTCTTATCTGCTTAACCAGTTTCTTGGGAAACTCGCTTGTTATTTACACCATTCATAAGGACACTCGACTCAATACCATTACAAACGTACTGATCGAAAACCTGGCGTACAGCGACATATTCATGGCGATCTTTCACATGCCTTTTTGGATTGTCAGTCTTCGTTTCGGGAAATGGGTTTTTGGTCATGTGGCCTGCGAGGTGGCTGGCGTGACACAACTCATCTTTGGCATCGTGTCGCTGCTGACAATGACAGCAATTGCAATACATCGCTACCTCAAAGTTTGCAGACCCCGTTTATACACGAAGTTTTTTTCCAACAGGAAGGCAACGTATGTAATAGTTTTCTGCTGTTGGATGCTTTCCATAGCACTAAATACACCGCAATTGTACGGTTGGGGAAACATAGCGTTTCACAAATTTTTTACTGATTGCACTTGTGAATGGGCTAATCCCGACATTTCGTATATCATTTTCTTGGGTGCTATGACCATCTTCACTCCTGCTACCATCATATTTGGATGCTATTACGTGATATACAAGACTGTAAGAGCAAGTGCACGAAGAGTACAGGGCCATTTTGATTTACCTAATCTAGGCAAAAGCGAAGACAAATCCGACGCCAAGGTATTAAATACCTCACTTGTCGTGGTATGCGTTTACATCGCGTGCTGGACTCCACTGTCGGTCATCGGTTTCATGGAAGCTTTTGGATTACAGTCCCCTCGCTTGGCGTATTTTATCTCATACGCGGGGGCATACTGCAGCAGTATGACTAATCCGTTTATATACGGTATAATGAGCCCCCAATTTAAACGGGCGTTTTCTACTATTCTAagactaaaataa
- the LOC138002236 gene encoding melanopsin-like isoform X1 — protein MCHGIYDHIRGGCDDPVENELLLARADMAASPRNTSNKDIGALGDPLGRGDIEIWFLVILAVLICLTSFLGNSLVIYTIHKDTRLNTITNVLIENLAYSDIFMAIFHMPFWIVSLRFGKWVFGHVACEVAGVTQLIFGIVSLLTMTAIAIHRYLKVCRPRLYTKFFSNRKATYVIVFCCWMLSIALNTPQLYGWGNIAFHKFFTDCTCEWANPDISYIIFLGAMTIFTPATIIFGCYYVIYKTVRASARRVQGHFDLPNLGKSEDKSDAKVLNTSLVVVCVYIACWTPLSVIGFMEAFGLQSPRLAYFISYAGAYCSSMTNPFIYGIMSPQFKRAFSTILRLK, from the exons ATGTGTCATGGCATCTATGATCATATACGCGGGGGTTGTGATGACCCAGTAGAAAATGAACTGCTACTTGCAAGAGCAG ACATGGCAGCAAGTCCACGCAATACCTCCAATAAAGACATTGGCGCTCTCGGTGATCCGCTTGGGAGAGGAGACATTGAAATATGGTTTCTGGTCATTCTTGCCGTTCTTATCTGCTTAACCAGTTTCTTGGGAAACTCGCTTGTTATTTACACCATTCATAAGGACACTCGACTCAATACCATTACAAACGTACTGATCGAAAACCTGGCGTACAGCGACATATTCATGGCGATCTTTCACATGCCTTTTTGGATTGTCAGTCTTCGTTTCGGGAAATGGGTTTTTGGTCATGTGGCCTGCGAGGTGGCTGGCGTGACACAACTCATCTTTGGCATCGTGTCGCTGCTGACAATGACAGCAATTGCAATACATCGCTACCTCAAAGTTTGCAGACCCCGTTTATACACGAAGTTTTTTTCCAACAGGAAGGCAACGTATGTAATAGTTTTCTGCTGTTGGATGCTTTCCATAGCACTAAATACACCGCAATTGTACGGTTGGGGAAACATAGCGTTTCACAAATTTTTTACTGATTGCACTTGTGAATGGGCTAATCCCGACATTTCGTATATCATTTTCTTGGGTGCTATGACCATCTTCACTCCTGCTACCATCATATTTGGATGCTATTACGTGATATACAAGACTGTAAGAGCAAGTGCACGAAGAGTACAGGGCCATTTTGATTTACCTAATCTAGGCAAAAGCGAAGACAAATCCGACGCCAAGGTATTAAATACCTCACTTGTCGTGGTATGCGTTTACATCGCGTGCTGGACTCCACTGTCGGTCATCGGTTTCATGGAAGCTTTTGGATTACAGTCCCCTCGCTTGGCGTATTTTATCTCATACGCGGGGGCATACTGCAGCAGTATGACTAATCCGTTTATATACGGTATAATGAGCCCCCAATTTAAACGGGCGTTTTCTACTATTCTAagactaaaataa
- the LOC137971525 gene encoding neuronal pentraxin-2-like — protein MNYFTSNRVTQQECSTPRYKIPVSAFTACFWMKTDDETNEGTPLSYSTTSTSNELLVHNYQNFLLCINDDERDTTVAAAGGRWHHICATWENNAGSWQLFKDGVLKKMAKILKRHNILSVPVDPCEKIHLAELCHSWWTVGGGVLVLSEEQDEPGSRFDSLQSFRGKMTGVHLWDFVLHHHDVNLFNTCQTGRGNVLAWSHFIDAQRGDGVTVTAMLPC, from the exons ATGAATTACTTTACTTCGAATCGGGTTACACAACAAGAATGCTCAACGCCTCGGTATAAAATACCAG TCTCAGCTTTCACCGCTTGTTTCTGGATGAAGACTGACGACGAGACGAACGAAGGAACGCCCCTCAGCTATTCCACAACAAGCACTAGCAATGAATTGCTTGTACACAACTATCAGAATTTTCTCTTATGTATTAACGACGACGAAAG GGACACAACTGTAGCAGCTGCAGGTGGGAGATGGCATCACATTTGTGCAACATGGGAGAATAATGCCGGATCTTGGCAGCTGTTTAAAGATGGCGTCttaaaaaaaatggccaaaattttaaaacgg CACAACATTCTATCGGTGCCGGTCGATCCTTGCGAAAAAATTCATCTGGCAGA gTTATGTCATTCCTGGTGGACGGTTGGTGGAGGTGTTCTTGTACTCAGTGAAGAGCAAGATGAACCAGGAAGTCGTTTTGATAGTTTGCAGAGTTTTAGGGGTAAAATGACAGGCGTACACTTGTGGGATTTCGTACTACATCACCATGATGTAAATCTGTTCAACACGTGTCAGACTGGACGAGGAAACGTACTCGCTTGGTCGCACTTTATTGATGCACAAAGGGGTGATGGAGTAACCGTAACGGCAATGCTTCCATGTTAG